The Planctomycetia bacterium genome window below encodes:
- a CDS encoding CoA transferase produces MTRAGGRPMMPGVTPLLGIKVLDLSRVLAGPVCCQVLAELGADVVKVERPSTGDDTRAWGPPFVPDGGPSAYFASANHSKRSLALDLSQSDGIAVLEDLIRRADILVENFLPDAAAKYGLTPARLTELNPLLVSCSISGYGRTGPLADRPGYDLVIQATSGLMSITGEPDGAPMKVGVAIADVITGLYAAISTLAGLFARIAGRGGSAFDLSLFDCTLASLVNVAQSSLVTGQRPTRYGNAHAQIVPYQVFATSDGHLVLAVGNDGQWRQFCQVAGQANWANDPKFATNPARVEHRAELIALMQPILATRTTAAWRELLEPTGVPHAPVVPLDVALAAPQTLARELVVPVRDGAGREYHVLGSPIHWHDEPRRKVGAPPELGAHTDEVLRDWIGYDAARIQTLRQSGVVA; encoded by the coding sequence GTGACCAGGGCTGGAGGCCGACCGATGATGCCGGGCGTGACGCCGCTGCTGGGTATCAAAGTACTCGATTTATCGCGCGTCTTGGCGGGCCCGGTTTGTTGCCAGGTATTAGCCGAGTTGGGCGCCGACGTTGTCAAAGTGGAACGTCCCAGCACGGGCGACGACACCAGGGCTTGGGGCCCCCCTTTCGTGCCCGACGGCGGACCGAGCGCCTATTTTGCCAGCGCCAATCACAGTAAACGTTCGCTGGCGCTCGATCTTTCCCAGTCAGACGGGATCGCCGTGCTGGAGGATTTAATCCGGCGCGCGGATATTCTCGTCGAAAACTTTCTGCCGGACGCCGCCGCGAAGTACGGCCTGACGCCGGCCAGGCTCACCGAGCTCAACCCGTTGCTAGTAAGTTGCTCGATCTCCGGATACGGCCGCACCGGGCCCCTAGCCGATCGACCCGGCTACGATTTAGTGATCCAAGCCACGTCGGGATTGATGTCGATCACGGGCGAGCCGGACGGCGCGCCGATGAAAGTCGGCGTAGCGATCGCCGATGTCATCACCGGTCTCTACGCGGCCATCAGCACTCTGGCCGGCCTGTTCGCCCGGATCGCAGGGCGCGGCGGCTCGGCTTTCGATTTATCTTTGTTTGACTGCACGCTCGCGAGCCTGGTGAACGTCGCCCAGAGTTCGCTCGTCACCGGCCAGCGCCCGACGCGTTACGGAAACGCTCACGCGCAGATCGTGCCGTACCAGGTCTTCGCGACTAGCGACGGACATTTGGTGCTCGCGGTCGGCAACGATGGTCAATGGCGGCAGTTCTGCCAGGTGGCCGGCCAAGCGAACTGGGCGAATGATCCCAAGTTCGCTACGAACCCGGCGCGCGTGGAACATCGCGCGGAGTTGATCGCGCTCATGCAACCTATCCTCGCCACGCGCACGACGGCGGCGTGGCGTGAACTGCTCGAACCCACCGGCGTGCCGCACGCGCCAGTCGTGCCGCTCGATGTCGCGCTCGCCGCGCCGCAGACGTTGGCGCGAGAGCTGGTCGTGCCGGTTCGCGACGGCGCTGGACGCGAATATCATGTACTTGGAAGCCCGATTCATTGGCACGACGAACCGCGGCGCAAAGTCGGCGCGCCGCCGGAACTGGGGGCACATACCGATGAAGTATTGCGCGACTGGATCGGCTATGACGCCGCGCGGATTCAAACTTTGCGCCAGTCGGGAGTCGTCGCATGA
- the aroB gene encoding 3-dehydroquinate synthase, which yields MSTATEIVHVALGERSYPIEIGAGILGESPRLVQEVVAARGAQVSRVILITDDNVMEPHATPIADSLADAGLDVGALVIDAGEESKSAEVAEGLWEAMLERGADRRTVVVAVGGGVVGDLAGFVAATFARGLAFVQIPTTLLAQVDSSVGGKVGINLSRAKNMVGCFWQPHGVLIDIDTLATLPERDYRSGLAEVVKYGVILDAEFFAYLESHVAELRERDAAVLTHVVARCCRLKADVVEQDEREETGLRAVLNYGHTFCHAIEALAGYGTYLHGEAVSIGMHCAAQLAERLKRVPPDFTARQHALLTALELPVELPELGVDEMLEAMALDKKTEHGQIRFVLPTRLGHVEVVKDVPRAEVEGVLRGRGE from the coding sequence GTGTCCACCGCCACTGAGATTGTTCACGTCGCCCTGGGCGAACGCAGCTATCCGATCGAGATTGGCGCCGGCATTCTCGGCGAATCGCCGCGCTTGGTGCAGGAAGTGGTCGCCGCGCGGGGCGCGCAAGTGTCGCGGGTGATTTTGATCACCGACGACAATGTGATGGAGCCGCACGCGACGCCGATCGCCGATAGCCTGGCCGACGCCGGGTTGGACGTCGGCGCGTTGGTGATTGACGCCGGCGAGGAATCGAAATCGGCCGAAGTGGCGGAAGGCCTCTGGGAGGCCATGCTGGAACGCGGCGCCGATCGGCGGACCGTCGTGGTGGCCGTCGGCGGCGGCGTCGTCGGTGATCTGGCCGGATTCGTCGCGGCGACATTCGCCCGCGGCCTAGCGTTTGTGCAGATCCCCACGACGTTGCTGGCGCAAGTCGACAGCTCAGTGGGTGGCAAAGTCGGCATCAATCTCTCACGCGCCAAGAACATGGTCGGCTGTTTCTGGCAACCGCATGGCGTGCTGATCGACATCGACACGCTAGCCACGCTGCCGGAGCGCGACTATCGCTCCGGGCTGGCGGAAGTCGTCAAGTATGGCGTGATCCTCGACGCGGAGTTCTTCGCGTATCTGGAGAGTCACGTCGCGGAATTGCGCGAACGCGACGCCGCGGTGCTCACGCATGTGGTCGCGCGTTGTTGCCGGCTTAAGGCGGACGTCGTCGAACAGGACGAACGCGAGGAAACAGGCCTCCGCGCGGTGCTCAATTACGGCCACACGTTTTGCCACGCCATTGAGGCGCTGGCGGGCTACGGCACGTATTTGCATGGCGAGGCGGTCTCGATCGGTATGCACTGCGCCGCGCAGCTCGCGGAGCGACTCAAGCGCGTGCCGCCGGACTTCACCGCCCGGCAACATGCGTTGCTCACGGCGCTCGAACTTCCGGTCGAACTCCCGGAACTCGGCGTGGACGAAATGCTCGAGGCGATGGCTCTCGACAAGAAAACCGAACACGGGCAAATTCGGTTCGTGCTGCCTACGCGGTTGGGACACGTGGAGGTGGTGAAGGACGTGCCGCGAGCGGAGGTGGAGGGAGTGCTGAGGGGAAGGGGTGAATGA
- a CDS encoding Trx7/PDZ domain-containing (seleno)protein, which yields MRSIVLAAICLLVANASVHAQDERTKRLNEDRAAFESSEQWYYNDLERGFAEARKSGKPLLVVLRCVPCEACKVFDEQVAHEDPRIKPLLEQFVCVRVIKTNGLDLSLFQSDFDQSFAVFMLNADRTIYGRYGTRPETESQETEMSLEGFADTLRQGLELHQGYPRNRDRLAAKTPGKPRYALPEDLPELQKYREFAKVEKLETRMCIHCHQIREAERLEYRKRGAAIPLETLFTWPATTALGFALDPNTSATVADVTKGSPAEQAGLRPDDRLIAVDGQAVISLADVKWALDQAGDKLEVAVELERDDMPLTLALPLAKNWRAKSDISSRVTTWDLRRMVTGGLVLESLDDETRTELKLSQVELALRVKYVGQYGEHAAGKQAGFQEGDIIVEFDGMIRRWRETDLIAYGLTERRRGDSVAVTILRDGQHLERKLPMQ from the coding sequence ATGCGCTCTATCGTGCTCGCTGCGATTTGCTTGCTCGTTGCGAACGCGTCTGTTCATGCGCAGGACGAACGGACCAAGCGTTTGAACGAAGACCGGGCCGCGTTCGAGTCCTCGGAACAATGGTATTACAACGACCTGGAACGCGGTTTCGCCGAGGCGCGCAAGTCGGGCAAGCCGTTGCTGGTGGTGCTGCGGTGTGTCCCTTGCGAGGCCTGCAAGGTGTTCGACGAGCAGGTCGCGCACGAAGACCCGCGGATCAAGCCGCTGCTGGAACAATTTGTCTGCGTGCGGGTGATCAAGACGAACGGGCTCGATCTCAGCCTGTTTCAATCCGACTTCGATCAGAGCTTCGCCGTGTTCATGCTGAATGCGGATCGGACGATCTACGGCCGCTACGGCACGCGCCCGGAAACGGAATCGCAGGAAACCGAGATGTCGTTGGAAGGCTTTGCCGACACGTTGCGGCAGGGCCTCGAACTACACCAAGGCTATCCCCGCAATCGCGATCGACTGGCCGCTAAGACGCCGGGCAAGCCGCGCTATGCGTTACCGGAGGATCTGCCGGAATTGCAGAAGTACCGCGAGTTCGCCAAGGTCGAAAAACTGGAAACGCGGATGTGCATCCATTGCCACCAGATTCGCGAGGCGGAGCGGCTGGAATACCGCAAACGCGGCGCGGCGATTCCGCTGGAAACGCTATTCACCTGGCCGGCCACCACGGCATTGGGCTTTGCCCTCGATCCGAACACCTCCGCGACGGTGGCCGACGTGACGAAGGGGTCGCCAGCGGAACAAGCCGGGCTGCGGCCGGACGACCGGTTAATCGCCGTGGACGGGCAGGCGGTGATTTCGCTGGCGGACGTCAAATGGGCGCTGGACCAAGCCGGCGACAAACTTGAAGTCGCCGTTGAATTGGAACGCGACGACATGCCGTTGACGCTGGCCTTGCCGCTGGCCAAGAACTGGCGGGCGAAGTCCGACATTTCCTCGCGCGTGACGACTTGGGACCTGCGCCGGATGGTTACGGGCGGTTTGGTGTTGGAATCCCTCGATGACGAGACGCGGACCGAGCTGAAATTGAGCCAGGTCGAGTTGGCCCTCCGCGTGAAGTATGTCGGACAATACGGCGAGCACGCGGCCGGCAAGCAGGCTGGTTTTCAGGAGGGAGACATCATCGTCGAATTTGACGGCATGATTCGGCGCTGGCGCGAAACGGACCTGATCGCCTACGGCCTCACGGAGCGCCGGCGCGGCGATTCGGTCGCCGTCACGATTTTGCGCGACGGCCAGCACCTCGAACGCAAGTTGCCGATGCAGTAA
- a CDS encoding nitrilase-related carbon-nitrogen hydrolase, with translation MPNCDRYYAAACQLDLPNPQSRDEIPARVQHLLAMVDRAVQGYEPFFPVRLIVFPEFAHAAPIYASVAELRDRLAVELPGEHTDAYVRRAKELGVYVQTGSFLEVDRAWPGHVFNTTCLIGPTGLLAKYRKVHTWIPWELHTSPHDLPEYTDAIYPVVETEIGRLGAAICYDWLFPEAIRQLALAGAEVLIRVSAYMDPWGTAQPLDWWTLVNRVRALENMAYVVAANQAARLENYPPFSWPGGSMVVDYDGRILAQAEPGGGDRIVVGPIDLAALRAERERRRGHHMLSQLRMETYRTYNASIYPATTAAEQPHDAAQIEANIAEAKRRWNSRADGPPEA, from the coding sequence ATGCCAAACTGCGATCGCTACTACGCCGCCGCGTGCCAGCTCGACCTGCCGAATCCCCAGTCGCGCGATGAAATCCCGGCGCGCGTGCAACATCTGCTGGCGATGGTCGATCGCGCGGTGCAAGGTTATGAGCCGTTCTTTCCGGTGCGGTTGATCGTCTTCCCGGAATTCGCCCATGCGGCGCCAATCTACGCCAGCGTCGCGGAGTTGCGCGACCGGCTGGCCGTCGAGTTGCCTGGCGAACATACGGATGCCTATGTGCGCCGCGCGAAGGAGCTGGGAGTCTACGTTCAGACCGGCAGCTTCTTGGAAGTCGATCGCGCGTGGCCGGGGCACGTGTTCAATACGACGTGTTTGATCGGTCCCACGGGGTTGCTGGCGAAGTATCGCAAGGTCCATACTTGGATTCCCTGGGAACTGCACACCAGCCCGCATGATCTGCCGGAATACACGGACGCGATCTATCCCGTCGTGGAAACGGAAATCGGGCGGCTCGGCGCGGCGATTTGTTACGACTGGCTATTCCCCGAGGCGATTCGCCAACTCGCCTTGGCCGGCGCAGAAGTGTTGATTCGCGTTTCGGCTTATATGGATCCCTGGGGTACGGCGCAGCCGCTCGATTGGTGGACGCTGGTGAATCGCGTCCGCGCGTTGGAGAATATGGCCTACGTCGTGGCCGCGAACCAAGCGGCGCGATTGGAAAACTATCCGCCGTTCAGTTGGCCAGGCGGCAGCATGGTTGTCGACTACGACGGCCGCATCCTCGCGCAAGCGGAACCAGGCGGCGGCGACCGGATTGTCGTCGGCCCCATCGATCTCGCGGCGCTGCGCGCGGAACGCGAGCGTCGACGCGGGCACCACATGCTTTCACAACTGCGGATGGAGACGTATCGCACCTACAACGCGTCGATCTATCCGGCCACGACCGCCGCGGAACAACCGCACGACGCTGCCCAAATTGAAGCCAACATTGCCGAGGCAAAACGACGGTGGAATTCACGCGCCGACGGGCCGCCAGAAGCGTAG
- a CDS encoding PQQ-dependent sugar dehydrogenase has protein sequence MRPYRARWFALRAAAPLLFCVALALDASAVSITAERVANNLSRPVYTGSPAGDNGRLFIAEQHTGIIKILDQSTGTINPTPFLDLGGLATGNEQGLLGVAFHPDFANNGKFYVSLTVSGGDTEIREYLVGDDPNVADPNSGRLVMGYDQPFSNHNGGWMDFGPHDGYLYIASGDGGDGNDPGNRALDITDQKLGKLLRIDVDGNDGPTGQYGIPAGNPFVGATGDDEIWAFGLRNPWRNGFDRETGDLYIGDVGQGQREEVSFQAADSAGGENYGWRVMEGTFCANGNRNQPCDDPSFIGPIHEYSHVGGPDGGFVITGGYVYRGEAMPFLDGAYFFADFATEQIWTFKYDGETKTDFQNRTNAIHPDTGTVDQISAFGEDASGELYIVDLGGQIYKLVPLWGDTDGDGEVGIADLNNVRNNFGGTGLGDTNLDGIVNIVDLNNVRNDFAAGPVESVPEPGAACLALTGLAGLAVLKRRRR, from the coding sequence ATGCGCCCATATCGCGCTCGCTGGTTCGCCTTGCGCGCCGCCGCTCCGTTGCTCTTTTGCGTCGCGTTGGCGCTCGATGCTTCCGCTGTGTCGATCACTGCCGAACGCGTCGCCAACAACCTATCGCGCCCCGTCTATACCGGTTCGCCGGCCGGCGACAATGGCCGATTGTTCATTGCCGAGCAGCACACCGGCATTATCAAGATTCTCGATCAATCCACCGGCACGATCAATCCGACGCCGTTTCTTGATCTCGGCGGATTGGCGACCGGCAACGAACAAGGCTTGCTCGGCGTGGCGTTTCATCCCGACTTCGCCAACAACGGCAAGTTCTACGTAAGCCTGACAGTTAGCGGCGGCGACACCGAAATCCGCGAGTATCTGGTCGGCGACGATCCGAACGTGGCCGATCCGAACAGCGGCCGCTTGGTCATGGGCTACGATCAGCCGTTCTCGAATCACAACGGCGGCTGGATGGATTTCGGCCCCCATGACGGCTACTTGTACATCGCCTCCGGCGACGGCGGCGACGGCAACGACCCGGGCAATCGCGCGTTGGACATCACCGATCAGAAGCTCGGTAAGCTGCTGCGGATCGACGTCGATGGCAACGACGGCCCCACGGGGCAGTACGGTATTCCGGCCGGCAATCCCTTCGTCGGCGCAACCGGCGACGACGAGATTTGGGCCTTCGGGTTGCGCAATCCCTGGCGCAACGGCTTCGACCGCGAGACCGGCGATCTCTACATCGGCGACGTGGGACAAGGCCAGCGCGAGGAAGTCAGTTTTCAGGCCGCCGATAGCGCCGGCGGCGAGAACTACGGCTGGCGCGTGATGGAAGGCACGTTCTGCGCGAACGGTAATCGCAATCAACCATGCGACGATCCGAGCTTCATCGGCCCGATCCACGAATACAGCCATGTCGGCGGGCCGGACGGCGGGTTTGTGATTACCGGCGGCTATGTCTATCGCGGCGAGGCGATGCCGTTCCTGGACGGCGCGTACTTCTTCGCCGATTTTGCCACCGAGCAAATCTGGACCTTCAAGTACGACGGCGAAACCAAAACGGACTTCCAAAACCGCACCAACGCGATCCATCCCGACACGGGCACCGTCGATCAAATCTCCGCGTTCGGCGAGGACGCCTCGGGGGAACTGTACATCGTCGACCTCGGCGGTCAGATTTACAAACTAGTCCCGCTCTGGGGCGACACCGACGGTGACGGCGAAGTCGGCATCGCCGACCTCAACAACGTCCGCAACAACTTCGGCGGCACGGGCCTCGGAGACACGAACCTCGACGGCATCGTAAACATCGTCGATCTGAACAACGTGCGCAACGACTTCGCCGCCGGACCGGTGGAAAGCGTGCCGGAGCCGGGCGCGGCGTGCCTAGCGTTGACGGGACTGGCCGGCCTGGCTGTGCTTAAGCGTCGTCGCCGTTAA
- a CDS encoding ABC transporter ATP-binding protein gives MENFLRAIRLALHYRWTFAASVFCALMVGVLWGGNIGAVAPFVQVAFEKQSLHDWVRNEIREDESKAAEQAALGAKLAAAPAGESPEQREQRLAEIAQHEAEAADARASAAYYQRIEPYVQRWLPVDPFRTLVLVVALLMIGTTIKSVFLALHAILVNRLAQLAIFNLRKEFFRHSLKMDLSQFSEDGASDLMSRFTYDMESLSNGLENLFGKAVREPLKMIVCLIGAGIVCWRLLLFSLITAPLCAILVRQLAKALKRANRRAMEEMSQIYNLLTETFDGIKVVKAFTMERYERRRFHESCKNYYRKAAKIARYDSLTHPLTEMIGVTIICLALLSGAYLVINRATHLFGIRMCDEPLTLTSLALFYGLLAGVSDPARKLSEIFSRMQRASAAADRIYQQIDRAPAIVDTPTPRRLPRHRQTLTFDQVGFAYAAGKRVLDDIQLEIQFGERIAIVGPNGCGKTTLANLVPRFYDPSAGSVLLDGVDLRLVRRRELRQQIGLVTQEPTLFDDTVFNNIRYGSPQATADEVLAASKRAHCHRFIEERLPDGYQTQVGNRGGQLSGGQRQRIALARAILRDPPILILDEATSQVDLESEQVIHQVLEQFTRNRTTIIITHRMSTLALADRIVVMDHGNILDSGTHEQLLRRCELYGRLHDIQFREIA, from the coding sequence ATGGAAAATTTTCTGAGGGCCATTCGACTTGCCCTCCACTATCGATGGACGTTCGCCGCATCGGTGTTTTGTGCACTGATGGTCGGCGTGCTTTGGGGCGGCAACATCGGCGCCGTGGCCCCGTTCGTGCAGGTGGCGTTCGAGAAACAGTCGCTGCACGATTGGGTCCGCAACGAGATTCGCGAAGACGAGTCGAAGGCCGCGGAGCAAGCCGCACTGGGGGCGAAACTTGCCGCCGCGCCGGCCGGCGAATCGCCTGAGCAGCGCGAGCAACGCCTGGCGGAGATCGCGCAACACGAGGCCGAAGCGGCGGATGCGCGTGCATCGGCCGCTTACTACCAGCGGATCGAGCCCTACGTCCAGCGCTGGCTGCCCGTCGATCCCTTCCGCACGCTCGTGCTGGTCGTTGCGCTGTTGATGATCGGCACGACGATCAAGAGCGTGTTCCTGGCGCTGCACGCGATTCTAGTCAATCGCCTCGCGCAACTCGCCATCTTCAATTTGCGCAAGGAATTCTTTCGGCACAGCCTGAAAATGGACCTGTCGCAGTTCTCCGAGGACGGCGCCAGCGACTTGATGAGCCGCTTCACCTACGACATGGAAAGTCTTTCCAACGGGCTCGAAAACCTGTTCGGCAAGGCAGTCCGCGAACCGCTCAAGATGATCGTCTGCTTGATCGGCGCTGGCATAGTTTGCTGGCGACTGCTGCTGTTCTCGCTGATCACCGCGCCCCTCTGCGCGATCCTGGTGCGGCAACTTGCCAAGGCGCTGAAGCGGGCCAACCGCCGCGCGATGGAGGAGATGTCGCAGATCTACAATCTGCTGACCGAGACTTTCGACGGCATCAAGGTGGTGAAAGCGTTCACGATGGAGCGCTACGAGCGCCGCCGCTTTCACGAGAGTTGTAAGAACTATTATCGCAAGGCGGCGAAGATCGCCCGGTACGATTCGCTCACGCACCCGCTGACGGAAATGATCGGCGTGACGATTATCTGCCTGGCGCTCCTTTCCGGGGCTTACCTGGTGATCAACCGAGCGACGCACCTGTTTGGCATCCGCATGTGCGACGAACCGCTCACGCTGACGAGCCTGGCGTTGTTTTATGGGTTGCTGGCCGGCGTGAGCGATCCCGCGAGAAAGCTGTCGGAAATCTTCAGCCGGATGCAGCGGGCTTCGGCCGCAGCCGATCGGATTTATCAACAGATTGATCGCGCGCCGGCCATTGTCGATACGCCGACGCCGCGCCGTTTGCCGCGGCATCGTCAGACGCTTACTTTCGACCAGGTCGGCTTCGCTTATGCCGCGGGGAAACGCGTCCTCGACGATATCCAGCTCGAGATCCAGTTCGGCGAGCGGATCGCCATCGTCGGCCCGAACGGGTGCGGCAAGACCACGCTCGCCAACCTGGTGCCGCGGTTCTACGATCCCTCGGCCGGCTCCGTTCTGCTCGACGGCGTCGATCTGCGGCTGGTCCGCCGCCGCGAGCTAAGACAGCAAATCGGGCTCGTCACCCAGGAACCGACGCTGTTTGACGACACGGTGTTCAACAACATTCGCTATGGTTCGCCGCAGGCCACGGCCGACGAAGTGCTGGCCGCGTCGAAGCGCGCCCATTGCCACCGCTTTATCGAAGAGCGCCTGCCCGACGGCTATCAGACCCAGGTCGGCAACCGCGGCGGTCAACTTTCTGGCGGCCAGCGCCAGCGGATCGCACTGGCCCGGGCGATTCTCCGCGACCCGCCGATCCTGATCCTGGACGAAGCCACGAGCCAGGTTGATCTGGAAAGCGAGCAGGTCATCCACCAGGTGCTGGAGCAATTCACCAGGAATCGCACCACAATCATCATCACGCACCGGATGAGCACGCTGGCGCTCGCGGACCGCATCGTGGTCATGGACCACGGCAACATCCTCGACAGCGGCACGCACGAGCAACTCCTCCGCCGCTGCGAGCTCTACGGCCGGCTGCATGACATTCAATTCCGCGAGATCGCTTAG
- a CDS encoding efflux RND transporter periplasmic adaptor subunit, whose amino-acid sequence MIESRITAFVVGTALFATSLAAPGCNRAQPETKAQPIPKVTVTPVIAQEIYDSDEYTGRTEASEAVEVRARVFGYLNTVEFSDGDFVKEGQTLFTIEPDEYQAIHEQSLSRVELHKAKLALAKSKLARNEILVKSKNVSQEEYEETVAAVQEEEAQITAAQADANRTAVDLKYTVLNAPIDGRIDRALVTKGNLLSGGMGSGTLLTKIVKEQPMYVYFDVDERSLLRYMRQRSSTSETAPGSLREQHMSCFVKLADEKEFLHEGQLDFASAEVNASSGTARIRGVFKNDDRALVSGLFVRVRVPVSKPYEAMLVPERSLATDQNIKFVYVVGDDGTATRRTVTLGGQRDEMRVITAGLKSGERVIVKGLQRVKPGQKVEAELAEAAPPVAESPPVEQAAVGDSKPADSVVSKVQRRGTSQER is encoded by the coding sequence ATGATCGAGAGTCGAATCACGGCATTCGTGGTGGGCACTGCGCTATTTGCTACCTCGCTCGCGGCACCAGGCTGCAACCGCGCTCAGCCGGAAACCAAAGCCCAACCGATTCCAAAGGTGACGGTAACGCCCGTCATTGCGCAGGAGATCTACGATTCAGACGAATACACCGGCAGGACGGAGGCGTCAGAGGCCGTCGAAGTGCGCGCGCGGGTGTTCGGCTATCTTAATACGGTCGAATTCAGTGACGGCGACTTTGTGAAGGAAGGACAAACGCTCTTTACGATCGAGCCTGACGAGTACCAAGCGATCCATGAGCAGTCCCTTTCCCGCGTCGAATTGCACAAAGCCAAGCTCGCGTTGGCGAAATCGAAGCTTGCCCGGAATGAAATATTGGTGAAGTCAAAAAACGTCAGCCAGGAGGAATACGAGGAAACGGTCGCAGCCGTGCAAGAGGAGGAAGCTCAGATTACCGCCGCTCAGGCCGACGCTAACCGCACCGCCGTCGATCTGAAATACACCGTGCTCAATGCGCCAATCGATGGACGCATTGACCGAGCGCTGGTCACGAAGGGGAATCTTCTCTCTGGCGGAATGGGCTCCGGAACGCTGCTTACCAAGATCGTCAAAGAGCAGCCCATGTACGTTTACTTCGACGTCGACGAACGATCACTGCTCCGCTATATGCGGCAACGATCCAGTACCAGTGAAACGGCGCCCGGCAGCTTGCGCGAGCAGCACATGTCCTGTTTCGTCAAGCTGGCGGACGAAAAGGAGTTTTTGCACGAAGGCCAGCTCGACTTTGCCTCGGCCGAAGTCAATGCGAGCAGCGGCACCGCCAGAATCCGTGGCGTTTTCAAAAACGACGATCGCGCGCTCGTCAGCGGTCTCTTCGTCCGGGTGCGAGTTCCCGTCAGCAAGCCGTACGAAGCAATGCTCGTTCCGGAACGGTCGCTGGCAACCGACCAGAACATCAAATTCGTCTATGTCGTGGGCGACGACGGCACAGCCACGCGGCGCACAGTTACGCTCGGCGGGCAGCGCGACGAGATGCGCGTCATCACTGCCGGACTTAAATCGGGCGAACGGGTGATTGTCAAAGGCTTGCAGCGAGTCAAGCCGGGGCAAAAAGTCGAAGCCGAGCTCGCGGAGGCCGCTCCGCCGGTTGCTGAGTCCCCGCCGGTCGAACAGGCCGCCGTGGGCGATTCAAAGCCGGCCGACTCGGTGGTTTCGAAGGTTCAACGGCGTGGTACTTCCCAGGAGCGATAA
- a CDS encoding aminotransferase class IV: MSRIVYFNGRFVPEHGARLSIYDSALLLGDMAYEVTRTVRQRPYRLRDHLVRLQRSLAALRIEPGFSIDDLERITLETLERNRPLEADDVDWNIIHNVSRGPADDFRAAFAPEELRPTVLVSCFPMHEKLAKLAPSYTCGVDLVVPAQRSIPSSLLDAHIKFRSRVHFQLANLQAREKSPGAMAALLDPDGYLTEGTSGNLFCVERGRLITPTSRNILPGITRDVVLHLAARLGIPAEEADISVDRASEAGEMFVTSTSIGILHARSFELHAIGGGQMGSITAMLRAALGDEIGLDFAAQALAYAAKFGRDASAD; this comes from the coding sequence ATGTCGCGCATCGTCTATTTCAACGGCCGGTTTGTTCCTGAACATGGGGCCCGGTTGTCGATTTATGACTCGGCGCTGTTGCTGGGGGACATGGCTTACGAGGTGACGCGGACCGTAAGGCAGCGGCCTTATCGGCTACGGGACCATCTGGTACGTCTGCAACGCTCGCTCGCAGCCTTGCGGATCGAGCCGGGCTTTTCGATCGACGATTTGGAGCGCATCACGCTCGAAACGCTGGAGCGGAATCGTCCGCTGGAAGCGGACGACGTCGATTGGAACATCATCCACAACGTATCGCGCGGCCCAGCGGATGATTTTCGCGCAGCGTTCGCGCCGGAGGAACTGCGGCCCACGGTGCTCGTGAGTTGCTTTCCGATGCACGAAAAGCTGGCCAAACTGGCGCCGAGCTATACCTGTGGCGTCGACCTGGTCGTGCCGGCGCAACGCTCGATTCCCTCTTCGCTGCTCGACGCGCACATCAAGTTCCGCAGCCGCGTGCATTTTCAACTAGCGAACTTGCAGGCCCGAGAAAAATCCCCAGGCGCGATGGCCGCGCTGCTTGATCCTGACGGTTACCTCACCGAGGGAACGAGCGGCAACCTGTTCTGCGTGGAACGCGGACGGCTAATCACGCCGACGTCGCGCAACATCCTGCCGGGCATCACTCGCGACGTGGTTTTACATCTTGCTGCGAGACTTGGCATCCCCGCAGAGGAGGCCGACATCTCCGTTGATCGCGCGAGCGAGGCGGGCGAGATGTTCGTCACGTCGACCAGCATCGGCATCCTGCACGCCCGATCGTTCGAGCTGCACGCTATCGGCGGCGGCCAGATGGGGTCGATCACGGCGATGCTCCGCGCGGCGCTTGGTGACGAGATCGGCCTGGATTTCGCCGCGCAAGCCTTGGCCTACGCGGCGAAGTTCGGAAGGGATGCTTCCGCAGATTAA